From the Maniola jurtina chromosome Z, ilManJurt1.1, whole genome shotgun sequence genome, one window contains:
- the LOC123880458 gene encoding PDF receptor-like: protein MKAITKQDIAKQTRILDICGCLISAIAILTSMIIYRAIPMPYLSKSLLKIVQNNMEQKGSPNKLLSLGSPVSTKLQQATVLIFRRNLKVFIQIDVQRALQHQRTTIHLFLFGAMLTNVIVQLLLYTDQVIVNGFDESLFGGMEVYRGINNTQYVCEVFYFVQEYSMSTIFMWILIDAVFISRCFSCNTVRFTFPLIRYAALSCLLPLLNVAIWAALTGYFFETETKVDCWFGYNFNKLYWILQGPRLFINALLLAYIMKILIPKLKRTRKADMGKLKLAVKTTICLLVLLVLTSACSMIETDTWTIDAWVFALWSYTAHFFRSFQGLITIVLYCCLNHEVQETVRRWLNLFPRQRSPENNAGNRTQDIEQQATVSMIHNPLCSDTNERRQSTVSSRRMLRRFHEIYDQRDTLGPEIIEMNVYRDEPGPSRISQERDRPNPSSSEEFDSDSDSDSDASSNRYRRKKVSFSDEQDPDQE, encoded by the exons GATGCCTTACTTGAgtaaatctttattaaaaatTGTTCAAAATAACATGGAACAAAAAGGTTCCCCTAATAAATTGTTATCATTGGGTTCCCCAGTCAGCACGAAGCTGCAGCAAGCTACAGTGTTGATTTTCAGGAGGAACCTTAAAGTGTTCATACAAATAGACGTCCAACG AGCGCTACAACATCAGAGAACAACTAtccatttatttttgtttggagCTATGCTCACCAACGTTATTGTACAACTCTTACTCTACACCGATCAGGTAATAGTCAATGGATTTGATGAATCACTATTCGGAGGCATGGAAGTATACAGGGGGATCAACAACACT cAATATGTTTGTGAAGTATTTTACTTCGTTCAGGAATATTCCATGTCTACGATATTCATGTGGATCCTTATTGATGCTGTTTTTATATCACGCTGTTTCTCTTGTAACACCGTACGATTCACATTTCCGTTGATTCGATACGCTGCTTTAAGCTGCCTTCTTCCTCTCCTGAACGTGGCCATCTGGGCTGCTCTTACAGGCTATTTTTTTGAGACAGAAACTAAGGTTGA CTGCTGGTTTGGCTACAACTTTAATAAACTGTATTGGATATTGCAAGGACCACGCTTATTT ATAAACGCGCTTCTTCTTGCTTACATAATGAAGATATTGATACCAAAGTTAAAAAGGACTCGCAAAGCTGACATGGGGAaactaaa GCTTGCAGTGAAAACGACTATCTGTCTACTTGTACTATTGGTGTTGACAAGTGCTTGCTCTATGATTGAAACAGACACCTGGACAATCGACGCATGGGTGTTTGCCCTATGGAGCTATACCGCGCATTTTTTTCGATCATTCCAAGGGTTAATTACCATTGTACTCTACTGTTGCTTGAACCACGAG GTGCAAGAGACAGTTAGACGATGGCTGAATTTGTTTCCTCGACAACGTTCTCCTGAAAACAATGCGGGGAATCGAACTCAGGACATCGAACAGCAGGCGACTGTATCGATGATACACAACCCTCTGTGCTCTGACAccaa TGAACGACGGCAAAGCACGGTATCCAGCCGTCGCATGCTAAGAAGGTTCCATGAGATTTATGATCAACGCGACACTCTAGGCCCAGAAATTATTGAGATGAATGT CTATCGAGACGAGCCTGGACCGTCTAGAATTTCTCAAGAACGGGATAGGCCAAATCCAAGTAGCTCTGAAGAATTTGATTCAGACTCAGACTCTGACTCTGACGCAAGCTCTAACCG ATATAGAAGAAAGAAAGTTAGCTTCAGTGATGAACAAGACCCagatcaagagtga